The following proteins come from a genomic window of Kocuria palustris:
- a CDS encoding diacylglycerol/lipid kinase family protein, whose translation MSETLDQPHVQHVAVVVNPIKAGADDAINHTTLACRKAGWPQPRFFETRADDPGTSMTREALEWGADVVLAAGGDGTVRTVAEVLAGTGTPLGLIPMGTGNLLARNLGAHLNDIHHSVDIALFGEDKALDMVAFRTESEDGTMDEKLLCVMGGVGFDAEIMEHTSDRLKKRIGWMAYGEAGMRRVLMSPAWARFSLDDGPWQSRRVRSIMAANCGTLTGGLVLVPGAKLDDGKMDVVVIAPRHLLGWARLAGKVITQHRHPLPELDHYECRKMRAEFAEPTSGELDGDTVGHVVAFEAETIPGALSLRVPPTMARESLDLIDDATQARHPEHEPAIQADFHRRRSADDER comes from the coding sequence GTGTCCGAAACCCTGGACCAGCCTCACGTCCAGCACGTGGCAGTCGTCGTCAACCCCATCAAGGCCGGGGCGGACGATGCCATCAACCACACCACGCTGGCCTGCCGCAAGGCGGGATGGCCGCAGCCGCGGTTCTTCGAGACCCGGGCCGATGACCCCGGCACGTCCATGACCCGCGAGGCCCTCGAATGGGGCGCCGATGTGGTGCTGGCCGCCGGCGGCGACGGCACTGTGCGCACCGTGGCCGAGGTCTTGGCCGGCACCGGGACGCCGCTGGGGCTGATCCCCATGGGCACCGGCAACCTTCTGGCCCGCAACCTGGGCGCCCACCTGAATGACATCCACCACTCCGTGGATATCGCGCTGTTCGGGGAGGACAAGGCCCTCGACATGGTCGCCTTCCGCACCGAATCGGAGGACGGAACCATGGACGAGAAGCTGCTGTGCGTCATGGGCGGGGTCGGGTTCGACGCCGAGATCATGGAGCACACGAGCGACCGCCTCAAGAAGAGGATCGGATGGATGGCCTACGGCGAGGCAGGGATGCGCCGGGTCCTCATGTCCCCGGCCTGGGCGCGCTTCAGCCTGGACGACGGCCCCTGGCAGTCGCGGCGCGTGCGCTCGATCATGGCCGCGAACTGCGGGACCCTGACCGGCGGGCTCGTGCTCGTCCCCGGCGCCAAGCTGGACGACGGCAAGATGGACGTCGTCGTGATCGCCCCGCGCCACCTGCTCGGCTGGGCGCGGCTGGCCGGCAAGGTGATCACCCAGCACCGCCACCCGCTGCCCGAGCTTGATCACTACGAGTGCCGGAAGATGCGCGCCGAGTTCGCCGAGCCCACCAGCGGCGAGCTCGACGGAGACACCGTGGGCCACGTGGTGGCCTTCGAGGCCGAGACCATCCCCGGCGCCCTGTCGCTGCGCGTCCCGCCCACGATGGCGCGGGAGTCCCTGGATCTGATCGACGACGCCACCCAGGCTCGCCACCCCGAGCATGAGCCTGCGATCCAGGCGGACTTCCACCGCCGCCGCAGCGCCGACGACGAGCGCTGA